One part of the Amaranthus tricolor cultivar Red isolate AtriRed21 chromosome 16, ASM2621246v1, whole genome shotgun sequence genome encodes these proteins:
- the LOC130802756 gene encoding uncharacterized protein LOC130802756, with product MADSLRVPDDSKELKGVIVSGKNQPNKCLVASMPKRFPIKALKRIVDVEQSIWGRGTISEVGLFMLKVAVLEAVRRFSKAYCPFFWSSLQALQFICLPPFKWIQKWGFFRGLINFMQALSRPLLLISVGTSLSNRSDDVEENSETSSASQLRTDPQPDTSANITSVSSEGTEIRTPETWMLQLFGELEKEGIVLPERITDDDLRRFYHVTNGEFSSFLSSVKRTIKWRQSFRFMSVQELEDWSEMVFWHGFDAKRRPCLIIRVQSACFNTVSEEKSRLPEVVVSQIEYGILHLVKAEDPLVTVLMDCEGLSPFGFPLHSMRSCAILLQDHYPNRLAALYVVRLPSIARVIARTLFQVLRPGTRRKLQILGEDYKEVLTELLETLPPFLGGDCSCPKCLKIIGKANNMVGPSIEYEVENVRSSHSGYPNDEFEFIKCDRVLKSIVIGLLVLLLCIVYNFRFRSPEVIQLYRRDGW from the exons ATGGCAGATTCTTTGCGTGTTCCTGATGATAGCAAGGAGCTCAAGGGTGTTatagttagtggaaaaaatcagCCAAATAAATGTTTAGTTGCTTCTATGCCGAAACGATTTCCCATCAAAGCTTTGAAACGCATTGTTGATGTGGAACAAAGCATATGGGGTAGAGGTACTATCTCTGAAGTTGGTCTTTTTATGCTGAAAGTAGCTGTTTTAGAAGCCGTAAGGAGGTTCTCAAAGGCTTACTGTCCATTCTTCTGGAGCAGTCTCCAGGCTTTGCAGTTTATTTGTTTACCCCCATTTAAGTGGATTCAGAAATGGGGCTTTTTTAGAGGCTTGATTAATTTCATGCAG GCGTTGTCTAGACCACTTTTACTTATATCGGTTGGGACGTCTCTTTCAAATCGATCTGATGATGTTGAAGAAAATTCAGAAACTTCTTCTGCTTCTCAGCTAAGGACTGATCCACAACCCGACACCTCAGCTAACATAACATCAGTATCAAG TGAAGGGACTGAAATTCGAACCCCAGAAACGTGGATGTTGCAACTGTTTGGTGAGCTAGAGAAGGAGGGAATTGTTCTACCAGAGAG GATTACTGATGATGATCTTCGTAGATTTTATCATGTTACAAATGGTGAATTTTCAAGTTTCTTATCTTCAGTCAAGAGAACAATTAAATGGAGACAAAGTTTTAGGTTTATGTCAGTGCAAGAGCTTGAGGACTGGTCAGAAATGGTGTTTTGGCATGGATTTGATGCAAAGCGGCGCCCATGCTTAATCATTCGGGTCCAATCTGCTTGCTTCAATACAGTTTCTGAGGAGAAATCTCGGTTACCTGAAGTAGTTG TTTCTCAGATAGAGTATGGGATTCTCCATCTAGTCAAGGCAGAAGATCCATTAGTCACAGTGCTAATGGACTGTGAAGGATTGAGCCCATTTGGTTTTCCTTTGCACTCAATGAGATCCTGTGCGATCCTTTTGCAAGACCATTACCCAAATCGCCTTGCTGCTTTATATGTTGTACGATTGCCTTCCATTGCTCGTGTGATTGCGCGAACTCTATTTCAG GTGTTGAGACCCGGAACCAGGCGAAAACTTCAGATTTTGGGGGAGGATTACAAAGAGGTTTTGACAGAGCTTCTTGAAACTCTTCCACCTTTCCTTGGTGGCGACTGCTCATGTCcaaaatgtttaaaaatcatCGGTAAAGCAAACAATATGGTTGGTCCTAGTATAGAATATGAGGTCGAGAATGTTCGGTCTTCACATTCTGGTTACCCGAATGATGAATTTGAATTCATCAAGTGTGATAGGGTATTGAAAAGCATTGTCATCGGCCTTCTCGTGCTGCTATTGTGCATTGTTTACAATTTTCGGTTTAGGAGCCCAGAAGTTATTCAGTTGTACAGAAGAGATGGTTGGTAG